Proteins encoded together in one Spodoptera frugiperda isolate SF20-4 chromosome 15, AGI-APGP_CSIRO_Sfru_2.0, whole genome shotgun sequence window:
- the LOC118279275 gene encoding mucin-5AC isoform X2 — MRSSSAVALFTLAIITECFGAQSDRSRSRSGPVRSVPVAADIKRDVDFDCPEEFGYYPHPTDCTLYYVCVFGGALLESCTGGLMYSHELQTCDWPRNVGCDGTSAVGGEELERINERDPPPPPPPPPRRTPPPPPPRAQPNPVVTSRGQPKFSRQEYEKQQQLYAEVDDLPPVEEIESDRQQRVYRGQPATIGQVQKDRDGYAAQPINTGRNLNSNIIPASIPQNSGKIGSFSFGSQVDERRTATVTPAPQSYSEDKSDSVTDSSNDRQLDVETNEIITNDLTEKPVLRKKREVVGKDLTVNETSSSTTKPEEMSKRSDSGEEMEYFEIDTDIDDGASLDETERGKRQIRYYYKDGYKAPGKNWALVKPAKIVQYHQPQHNPNVHSARYQQSYNNNLNNNNYYDTRRPQYNNNVYSTANPFLAYQSGNSQSQIVFKPSLPDPSSQPHNPLNSATQIITKSPPISSLNNDPFTALAGGFYNNAQPAQGNVQYIAQIYSTPSSANHQHNPISFPDSVHDPSTIVTGKPVPVPTSPRPQEHYRNKEQERNKYQQQNQHLTQNNQQPTRNVKVLPPHAGKRPSDDKDYDDEGNSNEDEDESSEEDEEEDDDDHDFAPPREFTYPSYKYKEIENPFANPNFDFDAYLTKISNGQYSPNANTKPRPPTVNKQNIEVTTISQLGSRGPSSPLNYEGMSTPKPFTVPTGSSIVVSSVRPSAAPIKQAQSYDQVIQRPEPANQNQQIQQQQSFRPNAYVQQTAGTPLEANRPKLKPPNFNDDRQLPISYSFSRPISSTPKPNQDTKTKGENQHSYSVTAKPYLLIAGTGAPILVSTPKHQYLVKPEKIVALHPQIVATAKPYLVSSIKPHNAHIILKQSTPKPLTTLALEQLSALQQYWKNPSTESIPFHSVSYKPSTPKNIQNLENLFAQAIKSTQMPPVKNYSNHQNAAYTNKSPITTTTKAPPKRRPIPKPSPEMNDYYYDDDEEQYYYEPAVKPKYMPSTEVKPQRPPMAQNYKEYEDSYEDDDVSVNVKPKPTRVPIKYKPESATKNHNDVSIVTKAPLKDFTKNINGKIPIPVLVDYGSPTPNTLIRPEISNYQIIHHMPRNRTVMHIRRPVTQNGPNTVRPPKYLNQTTLRPYTVRHRLAKPTTLTENSQEDKTRGRIRHPNIVAQMKLTTPHDSHNQETRFTKTKHDDKTNSLEPTESVAPVSYSASPRPKMLYNGSQNYSPDQYDPFYAVYDEDGELYKDTDYVQQYNTASLRPAVQQTYRGTPPPAPARRPVETYTPRPSPVDYDDELIQPQINNQNQYQAPIRHSTRGEGNELGYDHNPSSVRTTLYEATTLSTTPPTTSTSTTTQRPTTAPYTEAMTPSRYSPRSSTDESPIPESSSKPSDETSSSAPTTSAPIINFSSLAKPFEKTDNVYRLKETISTTETHPTSSRRSSEVTNNSNNVEVVRSKSSRNNKKVSLTSGFSIRRNPNNANNPYTLTVLTRPLEDFDKARKPNSQEGSSSNSRQRLPDRYYEDKSSDSEDVSEEPIVESDSKYVSSSESSMRRNDYGPDNSEDEYDIPVYVRPTSRPKVVKSRIRTTTTPSTTTTKYYIKSANTRPTPFVAKNQEIVDSTENSINTEALIETGLRNAHAIELSTVPLNNTLNEQLPTKEYDRSEYTWNEPTVSPFKTLDNLRNSYRTSDTRDYTTSTTSTTVATTTTRRHIRNRNNKKQKIARKPSYYSYRLEDEVVPDQTTEIFNGKVKTVIKAFLNNFVSSTEPLQVVEDFSTTTSTTTVKPTTPSQRNEDEVVNIGFQKKPFKYVDEKPLRSNVKRLQIITEAPVSRYVTPSAESISFTEEEREMKDFSSTTTTMATMSSTPFTYANVPTSPMPIQSSTNDFRNIPSRDSYQSKFSSFITSKPENEASFKFKNIINDAPSTESSNRDSELNDEVIEPTQSLVEDKATTETEVRHNNVESEIASTTSTTKSTTTLKFEPTTSTTKSISFPPRASRVNPAIKLAATNPGGGRRSYQSSSKCSSDNSLQANPKCNEIKYQRPTSTRGRGSAHYSTASDSQSPQPAPNRGTPPTRSRPTLKPSTAIVSKSTEFVDIYAHPPSRPDPVYPQPTPDKTAAKCRKDVCLLPDCYCGGKEIPGNLPVHEVPQIVLITFDDAVNDLNKMYYEEIFERGRKNPNGCPITGTFYVSHEWTDYSQVQNLYADGHEFGSHTVSHSFGEQFSQKKWYREVGGQREILAAYGGVKLEDVRGMRAPFLSVGGNKMFKMLYDANFTYDSSLPVYENRPPSWPYTLDYKLFHDCMIPPCPTKSYPGVWEVPMVMWQDLNGGRCSMGDACANPPEAENVYKMILKNFDRHYTTNRAPFGLYYHAAWFTQPHHKEGFIMFLDFINQMKDVWIVTNWQALQWVRDPTPISRLNNFQPFQCNYQDRPKKCNNPKVCNLWHKSGVRYMRTCQPCPEVYPWTGKSGIRSSRIDNDIGE; from the exons AATGCTTCGGCGCCCAATCCGACCGGTCGCGGTCCCGATCCGGCCCGGTCCGTAGCGTGCCCGTCGCTGCCGACATTAAGCGGGACGTTGACTTCGACTGCCCCGAAGAATTCGGCTACTACCCACATCCCACCGACTGCACATTGTACTATGTCTGCGTGTTTGGCGGCGCTTTACTCGAGTCATGTACTGGTGGCCTTATGTACAG CCACGAGCTCCAAACGTGTGATTGGCCGCGCAATGTAGGCTGTGACGGCACCAGCGCGGTTGGTGGTGAAGAGTTGGAGCGGATCAACGAACGTGACCCACCGCCACCTCCTCCTCCACCACCCCGCCGCACACCCCCGCCGCCACCACCGCGAGCCCAGCCGAATCCGGTCGTCACCTCAAGAGGACAGCCTAAATTCAGCCGACAAGAATACGAAAAG CAACAACAACTTTACGCAGAAGTAGATGACCTACCACCAGTCGAAGAAATTGAAAGTGACCGACAACAGCGAGTTTACAGAGGACAGCCCGCAACCATTGGACAAGTACAAAAAGACAGAGATGGTTATGCAGCTCAGCCAATCAATACTGGAAGAAATCTGAACTCTAACATCATTCCTGCATCTATTCCTCAAAATAGCGGTAAAATAGGCTCCTTCTCATTCGGCTCCCAAGTCGATGAGCGACGAACTGCTACTGTCACACCAGCGCCACAATCTTACAG TGAAGACAAAAGTGACAGCGTGACTGACTCTTCTAATGACAGACAATTAGACGTTGAGACGAATGAAATTATTACTAATGACTTGACTGAAAAACCAGTCTTAAGGAAGAAAAGGGAAGTAGTAGGAAAAGACTTAACCGTTAATGAAACTAGCTCTAGTACTACTAAACCAGAAGAAATGTCTAAAAGAAGTGACAGTGGCGAAGAAATGGAGTATTTTGAAATAGATACTGATATTGACGATGGTGCATCTCTAGATGAAACTGAACGAGGAAAAAGACAAATTAGATATTACTACAAAGATGGATACAAAGCTCCTGGAAAGAATTGGGCCTTAGTAAAGCCGGCTAAAATTGTCCAATACCATCAACCACAACATAATCCCAATGTCCACAGTGCTAGATACCAGcaatcatataataataatttaaacaataataactattatgatACACGTCGTCCACAGTATAATAACAATGTATATTCTACCGCCAATCCTTTTTTAGCTTACCAGTCAGGCAATTCTCAATCGCAAATAGTATTTAAGCCTAGTTTACCTGATCCATCTAGTCAACCACATAATCCTCTTAACTCTGCAACACAAATTATCACAAAAAGTCCACCGATATCTTCTTTGAACAATGACCCGTTTACAGCTTTAGCTGgtggtttttataataatgctcAACCTGCACAAGGTAATGTGCAATATATAGCACAGATTTATTCAACACCATCATCTGCAAATCATCAACACAATCCGATTTCATTTCCCGATTCAGTTCATGATCCCAGTACTATTGTAACGGGAAAGCCTGTCCCAGTGCCAACATCGCCAAGACCTCAAGAACattatagaaataaagaacaagaaagaaataaatatcaacaaCAAAACCAGCATCTGACACAAAATAATCAACAACCAACAAGAAATGTTAAGGTTTTACCACCACATGCTGGTAAAAGACCTTCAGATGATAAAGATTATGATGATGAAGGTAACTCTAATGAGGATGAGGACGAATCTTCGGAAGAAGACGAAGAAGAAGACGACGACGATCACGACTTTGCACCACCCCGAGAATTCACATACCCTAGCTacaaatacaaagaaatagaaaatcCATTCGCTAATCccaactttgactttgatgcaTATTTGACAAAGATAAGTAATGGACAGTATTCTCCTAATGCTAATACTAAACCGCGACCTCCTACAGTAAACAAGCAAAATATTGAAGTGACAACGATATCACAATTGGGCTCTAGAGGACCGAGTTCGCCACTCAATTATGAGGGTATGAGTACTCCAAAACCGTTCACCGTTCCAACTGGATCCTCGATAGTAGTAAGCAGTGTGAGACCATCAGCAGCTCCTATAAAACAGGCTCAATCCTACGATCAGGTGATTCAGAGACCAGAACCAGCGAACCAAAATCAACAAATACAGCAACAACAGTCTTTCCGTCCAAATGCGTATGTACAGCAGACTGCCGGTACTCCATTAGAAGCGAACAGACCAAAGTTGAAACCTCCAAATTTTAATGACGATCGCCAGTTACCTATCAGTTACAGCTTCAGTAGACCAATAAGCAGCACGCCTAAACCTAATCAAGATACAAAAACCAAGGGTGAAAACCAACACTCGTATTCTGTTACTGCAAAACCTTACTTGTTGATTGCTGGGACAGGTGCACCAATATTGGTGTCGACGCCAAAACATCAGTATCTCGTAAAGCCCGAAAAAATTGTAGCACTTCATCCTCAAATTGTAGCAACAGCTAAACCGTATTTAGTATCTTCTATCAAGCCCCACAACGCCCATATTATATTGAAACAGTCCACCCCTAAACCCTTGACGACGTTAGCTCTTGAACAACTCTCAGCTTTGCAACAATATTGGAAAAATCCGTCAACTGAATCTATTCCTTTCCATTCCGTTTCATACAAACCAAGTAcgccaaaaaatattcaaaacctTGAGAATTTGTTTGCCCAAGCGATAAAATCCACTCAGATGCCGCCGGTTAAAAATTATAGCAATCATCAAAATGCTGCATACACAAATAAAAGTCCCATCACAACCACCACAAAAGCTCCGCCTAAACGTAGACCTATTCCAAAACCTTCTCCAGAAATGAATGACTATTACTATGATGACGACGAGGAACAATATTACTATGAACCTGCagtaaaaccaaaatatatGCCAAGTACTGAAGTGAAACCACAGAGACCACCCATGGCGCAAAACTACAAAGAATATGAAGATAGCTATGAAGATGATGATGTATCCGTAAATGTTAAACCAAAGCCCACTAGAGTGCCGATCAAATACAAACCTGAAAGTGCCACTAAGAATCACAACGATGTATCTATTGTCACGAAAGCTCCTTTGAAAGATTTCACCAAAAATATAAATGGAAAGATTCCCATTCCCGTGTTGGTAGACTACGGATCTCCGACACCGAATACTTTGATTCGTCCTGAAATATCCAACTACCAAATAATACACCATATGCCTCGCAACCGAACTGTTATGCATATAAGAAGACCAGTTACTCAGAACGGCCCTAACACTGTTAGACCACCTAAATATTTGAATCAAACGACTTTGCGTCCCTATACTGTTAGGCATAGGTTAGCTAAGCCGACTACTCTCACAGAAAATTCTCAAGAAGATAAGACAAGAGGAAGAATAAGACATCCAAATATTGTTGCCCAAATGAAATTGACAACTCCTCACGACAGCCACAACCAAGAGACTAGATTTACAAAGACTAAACATGACGATAAAACAAACAG CTTGGAACCGACAGAAAGTGTAGCTCCAGTCTCCTATTCAGCAAGTCCTCGTCCGAAGATGTTGTACAATGGATCTCAGAACTACAGCCCTGACCAATACGATCCCTTCTACGCGGTGTATGATGAAGACGGTGAATTGTATAAAGATACAG ACTACGTTCAACAATATAACACGGCCTCGCTCCGCCCAGCTGTGCAGCAGACGTACAGAGGAACTCCACCACCAGCTCCTGCCAGAAGACCTGTTGAGACTTACACTCCAAGGCCTTCACCAGTAGACTACGATGACGAACTTATTCAACCGcag ATAAACAACCAAAACCAATATCAAGCACCAATTCGCCATTCGACAAG GGGCGAAGGTAATGAATTGGGATATGATCATAACCCGAGCAGCGTGAGGACGACTTTGTACGAAGCCACCACTTTAAGCACTACTCCTCCCACTACTAGCACCAGCACGACCACACAACGCCCTACTACAGCACCCTACACTGAAGCAATGACCCCGTCTCGATATAGCCCAAG ATCATCCACAGATGAAAGTCCAATTCCTGAATCCTCTTCAAAACCTTCTGACGAGACTAGTTCGTCGGCTCCTACCACGTCAGCACCTATCATAAACTTTTCCTCCCTTGCCAAACCTTTTGAAAAGACTGACAACGTTTATAGATTAAAAGAGACAATATCCACGACAGAAACTCATCCAACCTCATCAAGACGTTCTTCTGAAGTGACTAACAATAGTAATAATGTGGAAGTGGTAAGATCCAAGTCTAGTaggaataataaaaaagtgtcACTAACATCTGGTTTTTCAATCAGGCGTAATCCTAATAATGCCAATAATCCTTATACGTTGACTGTTCTAACGCGACCTTTAGAAGATTTTGATAAAGCTCGCAAACCTAATAGTCAAGAAGGCAGTAGTAGTAATAGTAGGCAAAGGCTGCCTGATAGGTATTATGAAGATAAGAGTAGTGATAGTGAAGATGTATCGGAGGAGCCAATAGTTGAGTCTGATAGCAAATATGTATCATCTTCCGAGAGCTCAATGCGTAGGAACGACTACGGCCCTGACAATAGTGAAGATGAATACGATATTCCTGTTTACGTAAGGCCAACGAGTAGACCAAAAGTAGTAAAATCTAGAATTCGAACCACCACCACACCCTCAACGACTAcgacaaaatattacataaaatccGCTAATACTCGACCGACTCCGTTTGTTGCAAAGAATCAAGAAATTGTTGACTCCACAGAGAATTCTATTAACACAGAAGCATTAATTGAGACTGGTTTGCGAAATGCTCATGCCATTGAGTTATCAACTGTACCTCTAAATAATACGCTCAATGAGCAACTACCGACAAAGGAGTACGATAGATCTGAATACACTTGGAACGAGCCTACTGTTTCACCTTTTAAAACGTTAGACAATTTACGCAATTCGTACAGAACTAGTGATACACGTGATTATACTACCTCTACTACATCCACAACCGTAGCGACAACAACTACACGCAGACATATCAGGAATCGTAATAACAAGAAACAAAAAATTGCACGTAAACCTTCATATTACAGTTATCGTCTAGAGGACGAGGTTGTCCCAGATCAAACTACAGAAATATTTAATGGTAAAGTTAAGACCGTCATTAAAgcatttttgaataatttcgtTAGTTCCACCGAACCACTTCAGGTTGTTGAAGACTTTTCAACAACTACATCAACTACAACTGTTAAACCTACTACACCTTCACAAAGAAATGAAGATGAGGTAGTCAATATAGGATTCCAGAAGAAGCCGTTCAAGTATGTGGATGAAAAACCTTTGCGCAGTAATGTGAAGCGTTTGCAAATAATAACAGAGGCACCCGTTAGCCGGTATGTCACTCCAAGTGCTGAATCTATTAGCTTCACTGAGGAAGAGCGCGAAATGAAAGATTTTTCATCAACAACAACGACTATGGCAACTATGAGTAGTACACCGTTCACATACGCTAACGTACCCACATCTCCTATGCCAATACAAAGCTCAACAAATGACTTCAGAAATATACCAAGTAGGGACTCGTACCAATCTAAATTCAGTAGTTTTATAACTAGCAAACCAGAAAATGAAGCCTCATTtaagttcaaaaatattattaacgaTGCCCCCTCTACTGAAAGTAGCAATCGGGATAGTGAACTTAATGATGAAGTAATTGAACCGACTCAATCTCTTGTGGAGGATAAAGCTACGACTGAGACTGAAGTACGACATAACAACGTCGAGAGCGAAATCGCATCTACGACAAGTACTACGAAATCGACAACGACTTTGAAGTTTGAACCGACTACTTCGACGACTAAAAGCATATCCTTTCCACCGCGAGCCTCACGAGTCAATCCCGCCATTAAGTTAGCTGCGACAAACCCAGGAGGTGGGCGCAGGAGTTACCAATCGTCGTCCAAATGCTCATCAGACAACAGTCTGCAAGCGAATCCAAAATGCAACGAAATCAAATACCAGAG ACCGACCAGCACCCGAGGCCGCGGCTCAGCTCACTACTCCACCGCAAGCGACTCGCAGTCGCCACAGCCAGCCCCGAACCGAGGAACACCACCAAC CCGCAGCCGACCGACCTTGAAACCATCAACGGCTATTGTCTCCAAGAGCACGGAGTTTGTTGACATCTATGCCCACCCACCGAGCCGACCTGACCCAGTGTACCCGCAGCCCACTCCTGACAAGACCGCTGCCAAGTGTAGGAAGGACGTCTGTCTTTTGCCCGACTGTTACTGCGGTGGCAAGGAAATTCCTG GAAACTTACCTGTCCACGAAGTCCCACAAATAGTTTTGATAACATTCGACGATGCTGTGAAcgatttgaataaaatgtacTACGAAGAAATTTTTGAAAGGGGGCGGAAAAATCCGAATGGCTGCCCGATAACCGGCACTTTCTACGTCTCCCACGAGTGGACTGACTATAGTCAAGTGCAGAATCTTTATGCAGATGGCCATGAATTTGGCTCTCATACAGTTTC acaTAGTTTTGGAGAACAGTTCTCCCAAAAGAAATGGTACAGGGAAGTGGGTGGCCAGAGAGAAATTTTGGCAGCGTACGGTGGTGTCAAGCTTGAGGACGTTAGAGGCATGAGAGCACCCTTCCTTTCCGTCGGTGGTAACAAGATGTTCAAAATGTTGTACGATGCTAACTTCACTTATGATTCATCGCTGCCAGTTTATGAGAACAGACCACCAAGCTGGCCTTACACTCTTGACTACAAATTGTTCCACGATTGCATGATCCCGCCGTGCCCCACGAAATCTTATCCAG GTGTATGGGAGGTTCCTATGGTGATGTGGCAGGATCTGAACGGAGGCCGTTGTTCTATGGGTGACGCTTGTGCCAACCCTCCCGAAGCCGAGAACGTATACAAGATGATCTTGAAGAACTTTGACAGACATTATACTACCAATAG GGCTCCCTTCGGTCTCTACTACCACGCAGCGTGGTTCACACAGCCCCACCACAAGGAGGGCTTCATCATGTTCCTGGACTTCATCAACCAGATGAAAGACGTGTGGATCGTCACCAACTGGCAAGCGCTGCAGTGGGTGAGAGACCCCACGCCCATCAGCAGACTCAACAACTTCCAACCGTTCCAGTGTAACTACCAG